In Elephas maximus indicus isolate mEleMax1 chromosome 7, mEleMax1 primary haplotype, whole genome shotgun sequence, the following proteins share a genomic window:
- the GAL3ST3 gene encoding galactose-3-O-sulfotransferase 3 produces MPPILQSLQQATKMMSRRKVLLLVLACSTLSLLIHQGAQLSWYPKLFPLSCPPLRESPPRPKHTAVAFLKTHKTAGTTVQNILFRFAERHNLTVALPHPSCEHQFCYPRNFSANFVHPATRPPHVLASHLRFDRAELARLMPPGTVYVTILREPAAMFESLFSYYNQYCPAFRRVPNASLEAFLRAPEAYYRAGEHFAMFAHNTLAYDLGGDNERSPRDDAAYLAGLIRQVEEVFSLVMIAEYFDESLVLLRRLLAWDLDDVLYAKLNARAASSRLAAIPAALARAARTWNALDAGLYDHFNATFWRRVARAGRACVEREARELREARERLLRRCFGAEPVLRPAAQIRTKQLQPWQPSRKVDIMGYDLPSGGAGPASEACLKLAMPEVQYSNYLLRKQKRRGGARARPEPALDNPPPRPIRALPRVPQGP; encoded by the exons ATGCCGCCCATTCTCCAGAGCCTGCAGCAGGCCACCAAGATGATGAGCCGCAGGAAAGTCCTGCTGCTGGTGCTAGCGTGCAGCACCCTAAGCCTCCTCATCCACCAGGGGGCACAGCTCAGCTG GTACCCCAAGCTGTTCCCCCTGAGCTGCCCGCCTCTGCGAGAGTCACCGCCACGCCCCAAGCACACGGCCGTGGCCTTCCTGAAGACGCACAAGACAGCGGGCACGACTGTGCAGAACATCCTGTTCCGCTTCGCCGAGCGCCACAACCTGACGGTGGCCCTGCCGCACCCAAGCTGCGAGCACCAGTTCTGCTACCCGCGCAACTTTTCCGCGAACTTCGTGCACCCGGCCACGCGGCCGCCGCACGTGCTGGCCAGCCACCTGCGCTTCGACCGCGCCGAGCTTGCGCGCCTCATGCCGCCCGGCACCGTCTACGTCACCATCCTGCGCGAGCCGGCCGCCATGTTCGAGTCGCTCTTCAGCTACTACAACCAGTACTGCCCGGCCTTCCGGCGCGTGCCCAACGCGTCGCTCGAGGCCTTCCTGCGCGCGCCCGAGGCCTACTACCGGGCGGGCGAGCACTTCGCCATGTTCGCGCACAACACGCTGGCCTACGATCTGGGCGGCGACAACGAGCGCAGCCCGCGCGACGACGCCGCCTACTTGGCGGGCCTCATCCGCCAGGTGGAGGAGGTCTTCTCGCTCGTGATGATCGCCGAGTACTTTGACGAGTCGCTCGTGCTGCTGCGGCGTCTGCTGGCCTGGGACCTGGACGACGTGCTCTACGCCAAGCTCAACGCGCGCGCCGCCAGCTCGCGCCTGGCCGCCATTCCCGCGGCGCTGGCGCGAGCCGCGCGCACCTGGAACGCGCTCGACGCCGGCCTCTACGACCACTTCAACGCCACGTTCTGGCGCCGTGTGGCGCGCGCCGGCCGCGCGTGCGTGGAGCGCGAGGCACGCGAGTTGCGCGAAGCCCGCGAGCGCCTTCTTCGGCGCTGCTTCGGTGCGGAGCCCGTGCTGCGGCCCGCTGCGCAGATCCGCACCAAGCAGCTGCAGCCGTGGCAGCCCAGCCGTAAGGTGGACATCATGGGCTACGACCTGCCCAGCGGCGGCGCCGGGCCCGCCAGCGAAGCCTGCCTCAAGCTGGCCATGCCCGAGGTGCAGTACTCCAACTACCTACTGCGCAAGCAGAAGCGCCGGGGCGGCGCGCGGGCCCGGCCAGAACCCGCGCTGGACAATCCCCCGCCTCGGCCCATCCGGGCGCTGCCCCGCGTACCCCAGGGCCCTTGA
- the CATSPER1 gene encoding cation channel sperm-associated protein 1, which yields MDQHSMLEKAHNEADTTNLDVVPGPHSLSPHHRPGHGGVHHHHESHHHSVSPHHGEYHHRGEFHDLSDNVFSRHSHHHSEAHHNGRAYHPYGGVRQPRDKVQPLNLNLSQGLFPSLHSYGEDHSHHTDSEYHHGNRMYCHSDSHPHSGSHRHSASHHHSGSHHRSGSHSHGGSPHHSGSHYHGENLSHHPYGGYYHHGRLRRHSEAYCHGEAHQDETHHRDEPYRDKESDHSGDLRHRGRFHHREGYHHGRPSHHEEAYSHQSNGGSYYSGSHHPHGEHYPGEYHPSEYHHGKRPHHGEHHHRGEHFYHGGHHHGQHRHAEPRYREHLQSPQTYVDYPHQHRYGDYLDGASQLSGTYSSYSRAIPSINSVTALHHGMPRTEHSGDAQAHSAIHSSGSQASSKVHPQATSTPEMESWSEDKQFQKRKTPRIQRTHKRLHAGDLSHWLCEKLSHFIHWLRKRLQYLIKSLAFEAFIFLIICLNTIMLVVQTFAEVEVRGEWYFMAMDSIFFCIYIVEAMLKIIALGFKYFSDSWNNLDFFIMVMAVLDFLLVQLNSSFSRSVYKQSIYRVLKVLKSLRALRAIRVLLRFSILTSLQEVTGTLARSLPSITAILILMFTCLFLFSVVLRALFRQSDPKRFRNIFTTIFTLFTMLTLDDWSLIYLDSRAQGAWYIIPILMIYIVIQYFIFLNLVIAVLVDNFQMALLKGLEKVKLERAARIREKLLDDSLTELSKAEAEEKMSEETMRKQLIEKKFGNMTEKQKKLLFHFLQLGAGVEHHQQKFRSQACVIDEIVDTTFEAGEEDFRK from the exons ATGGATCAACACTCGATGCTTGAAAAGGCTCACAATGAGGCAGACACCACTAACTTGGATGTAGTTCCTGGCCCCCACTCATTATCTCCACACCACAGGCCAGGCCATGGTGGGGTCCACCACCATCACGAGTCCCATCACCATAGTGTGTCCCCTCATCATGGCGAATACCACCACCGTGGTGAGTTCCATGACTTGAGTGACAATGTCTTCTCCCGCCACTCCCACCACCACAGTGAGGCCCACCATAATGGCAGAGCCTATCACCCCTATGGTGGAGTCCGTCAGCCCCGTGACAAAGTTCAACCCCTTAACCTGAATCTCTCCCAAGGCCTTTTTCCCTCCTTGCATTCCTATGGTGAGGACCACTCTCATCACACTGATAGTGAATACCACCATGGCAACAGGATGTATTGCCACAGCGACTCCCACCCCCACAGTGGGTCCCATCGCCACAGTGCGTCTCACCACCACAGTGGGTCCCACCACCGCAGTGGATCCCACTCCCACGGTGGGTCCCCCCACCACAGTGGGTCCCACTACCATGGTGAGAACTTATCACACCACCCCTATGGTGGATACTACCACCATGGTAGGCTTCGTCGCCACAGTGAGGCCTACTGTCATGGTGAGGCCCACCAAGATGAAACACATCACCGAGATGAGCCTTACCGCGATAAAGAGTCTGACCACTCTGGTGATCTCCGCCACCGTGGTAGGTTCCATCACCGTGAAGGCTACCACCATGGACGGCCTTCTCACCATGAAGAAGCCTATTCCCACCAGTCCAATGGGGGGTCCTACTACAGTGGCTCGCATCACCCCCATGGTGAGCACTACCCTGGTGAGTACCACCCTAGTGAGTACCACCACGGCAAGCGTCCCCACCATGGTGAGCATCACCACCGTGGTGAGCATTTCTACCATGGTGGGCACCACCATGGACAGCACCGCCACGCTGAACCTCGTTACCGCGAGCATCTCCAGAGTCCTCAAACTTACGTGGATTACCCCCATCAGCACCGCTATGGGGATTACCTTGATGGAGCCTCCCAATTATCTGGCACATACTCATCCTACAGCAGGGCCATTCCCTCCATCAACTCTGTAACAGCCCTCCACCATGGTATGCCACGCACTGAGCACTCAGGCGATGCTCAGGCCCACAGTGCAATTCACTCATCCGGCTCCCAGGCCTCCAGCAAAGTCCATCCCCAGGCCACTTCCACCCCAGAAATGGAAAGCTGGTCCGAAGATAAGCAGTTTCAGAAGCGAAAAA CCCCCCGGATCCAGCGTACTCACAAGAGACTGCACGCTGGGGACCTGTCCCATTGGCTGTGTGAAAAGTTAAGCCATTTTATTCATTGGCTCCGGAAAAGGCTCCAGTACCTGATCAAGTCCCtggcctttgaagccttcatCTTCCTCATCATCTGCCTCAACACCATCATGCTGGTGGTCCAGACCTTTGCTGAAGTCGAGGTCCGGGGCG AGTGGTACTTCATGGCCATGGACtccattttcttctgcatttacaTAGTGGAAGCCATGCTAAAGATCATAGCCCTGGGCTTCAAGTATTTTTCCGATTCTTGGAACAATCTAG ACTTCTTCATCATGGTCATGGCTGTGCTGGACTTTCTGCTCGTGCAGCTCAACTCCTCCTTCTCACGCTCCGTCTACAAACAAAGCATCTATCGTGTCCTCAAGGTCCTCAAGAGCCTGCGGGCCCTGAGGGCCATCCGGGTCCTGCTAAGGTTCAG TATCCTCACCAGCCTCCAGGAAGTGACCGGGACGCTGGCGCGGTCGCTGCCGTCCATCACTGCCATCCTCATTCTTATGTTCACCTGCCTCT TCCTCTTCTCCGTGGTGCTCCGGGCATTGTTCCGCCAATCGGACCCCAAACGCTTCCGGAACATCTTCACCACCATCTTCACCCTCTTCACCATGCTTACCCTGGACGACTGGTCCCTCATCTACCTGGACAGCAGGGCCCAGG GCGCCTGGTACATCATTCCCATTCTGATGATTTACATCGTCATCCAATATTTCATCTTCCTCAA cctggTGATTGCTGTCCTGGTGGATAACTTCCAGATGGCCCTGCTCAAAGGCCTGGAGAAAGTGAAGCTGGAG AGGGCTGCCCGTATCCGTGAGAAGTTGCTGGACGACTCACTGACAGAGCTCAGCAAAGCAG AGGCAGAAGAGAAGATGAGTGAAGAGACCATGCGTAAGCAGCTCATTGAGAAGAAATTTGGGAACATGACTGAAAA